A single region of the Rhodoligotrophos defluvii genome encodes:
- a CDS encoding mechanosensitive ion channel domain-containing protein: protein MASAGAGLLPLLLVLAFLLFAGTAQAQITIPGQQSGTQPSTAASPAPSVDDLIRLLENDQARAELIARLRAVAEGEKGQTAEAVADPTFARHIAEYTQMVAEQGADAMQAIGGILAETGRIFAGSTRANFSRLWNVIGNVALVGLALVGAFMVVRIITGHLTSGIAARAPARGWLGRTMLLIAAILIESLGVIVAWAAGYVVALNVVGGTGRMGINQSLLLNAFLAVELVKVLLRALLEPDRPALRLAPLSDTTATYWYFWASRIVSMLGYTFMFVAPIIAASVSFAAAQAIRILVVLTIIIMAVIIVLQNRDRVRAVLSQRAAAGRDDVLSRSLAFLGRYWHILAIVYLVGLFLAWLANPDEALPYIVGATAESVVAAAVGAVVITFIARFVSVGMRLPPEVKERLPLLERRLNAFVPRTLQVVRTIVLVAVLIAIAQAWGLIDFIGWVASDVGRRVTGSVISAALIVLVGFAIYLAVSSWVEYRLNPNYGTVPTARERTLLALFRNAFTIALCVLVLMLALAQLGVNIAPLLAGAGVLGLAIGFGAQKLVQDIITGVFIQFENAMNEGDVVTVGNFSGVVERLTIRSVSIRSLDGTLHLVPFSSVDSVSNMTKGFSYHIAEIGVAYREDIAEVKEAMQDAFDQLLETEHKDHIIGPLEMHGVTAFGDSAVMVRARIKTMPGQHWAIGRTYNELIKQIFDARGIEIPFPHITLYMGEDKQGKAPPLNVKELPRPSSDQGRAAGRGQLGDVAEQTGGTQGVRMKRRSE, encoded by the coding sequence CGGCTGCGCGCCGTGGCCGAGGGCGAGAAGGGCCAGACGGCGGAGGCGGTGGCCGATCCCACCTTCGCCCGCCACATCGCCGAATATACGCAGATGGTGGCGGAGCAGGGCGCGGATGCCATGCAAGCCATCGGTGGCATCCTGGCCGAGACCGGCCGCATCTTCGCCGGTTCAACCCGAGCGAATTTCAGCCGGCTGTGGAACGTCATCGGCAATGTCGCCCTGGTGGGACTGGCCCTCGTGGGCGCCTTCATGGTCGTTCGGATCATCACCGGGCACCTCACCTCCGGCATTGCCGCACGCGCCCCGGCGCGCGGGTGGCTTGGTCGAACCATGCTGCTGATCGCGGCGATCCTGATCGAGAGCCTCGGCGTGATCGTTGCCTGGGCCGCGGGCTACGTGGTCGCCCTCAACGTGGTCGGCGGCACCGGCCGCATGGGGATCAACCAGAGCCTGCTGCTTAACGCCTTCCTCGCCGTCGAGCTCGTCAAGGTTCTCCTGCGGGCCCTGCTGGAGCCGGACCGCCCCGCTTTGCGCCTGGCACCCTTGAGCGATACCACGGCCACATATTGGTATTTCTGGGCGAGCCGCATCGTCTCCATGCTGGGCTACACCTTCATGTTCGTGGCGCCCATCATCGCCGCCAGCGTTTCCTTTGCCGCCGCGCAGGCCATACGAATTCTCGTCGTGCTCACGATCATCATCATGGCGGTGATCATCGTGCTGCAGAACCGTGACCGGGTCCGCGCGGTGCTCTCCCAGCGCGCCGCCGCTGGCCGCGACGACGTCCTTTCGCGCAGCCTTGCCTTCCTCGGCCGCTACTGGCACATCCTCGCCATCGTCTATCTGGTGGGGCTCTTCCTGGCCTGGCTCGCCAACCCGGACGAGGCGCTGCCCTATATCGTCGGGGCAACGGCCGAAAGCGTGGTTGCCGCCGCAGTCGGCGCCGTGGTCATCACCTTCATCGCCCGCTTCGTATCGGTGGGCATGCGGCTTCCGCCCGAGGTGAAGGAGCGCCTCCCGTTGCTGGAGCGGCGGCTGAATGCGTTCGTGCCCCGGACCCTTCAGGTCGTGCGCACCATCGTGCTCGTGGCGGTGCTCATCGCCATCGCCCAGGCGTGGGGGCTTATCGACTTCATCGGCTGGGTCGCCAGCGACGTGGGGCGACGCGTCACCGGCTCGGTGATATCGGCAGCGCTCATCGTGCTGGTCGGCTTTGCGATCTATCTCGCCGTCTCGTCCTGGGTCGAATATCGGCTCAACCCGAACTACGGCACCGTTCCAACCGCGCGCGAGCGAACCTTGCTCGCCTTGTTCCGCAACGCCTTCACCATCGCGCTTTGCGTGCTCGTGCTCATGCTGGCCCTCGCGCAGCTCGGCGTGAACATCGCGCCGCTGCTCGCCGGTGCCGGCGTGCTCGGCCTCGCCATCGGCTTCGGCGCCCAGAAGCTCGTGCAGGACATCATCACCGGCGTGTTCATTCAGTTCGAGAACGCGATGAACGAAGGGGACGTCGTGACGGTCGGCAACTTCTCGGGGGTGGTGGAGCGGCTCACGATCCGTTCCGTGTCGATCCGCTCCCTGGACGGCACGCTGCACCTCGTTCCGTTCTCCTCAGTCGATTCCGTTTCCAACATGACGAAGGGCTTCTCCTATCACATCGCCGAGATCGGCGTCGCCTATCGGGAGGACATCGCGGAGGTCAAAGAGGCGATGCAGGACGCGTTCGACCAGCTGCTCGAGACGGAGCACAAGGACCATATCATCGGTCCGCTCGAGATGCATGGCGTCACGGCGTTCGGCGACAGCGCGGTGATGGTGAGGGCCAGGATCAAGACCATGCCCGGGCAGCACTGGGCTATCGGCCGTACCTATAACGAGTTGATCAAGCAGATCTTCGATGCGCGCGGCATCGAGATTCCGTTCCCGCATATCACGCTGTACATGGGCGAAGACAAGCAGGGCAAGGCCCCGCCGCTGAATGTGAAGGAACTGCCCCGGCCGTCGTCAGATCAGGGCCGTGCTGCTGGTCGCGGCCAACTCGGCGATGTCGCCGAGCAAACGGGCGGGACACAAGGCGTTCGCATGAAGCGGCGCAGCGAGTAA
- a CDS encoding cytochrome P450 — MAKGFFGEPFFMDGEAGLQSPFGDLRRYQAEKPVYYHPPLQQWFVFAYDDVAALFRDARLSSERMKGFVDQAPEAVREALRDIAPMFRSWVLMSDEPQHMRLRHLINLGFNASAIEALRPTIERSTDELLGAMRGGRSFDVCGEFAFLLPAYVLSDFLGVPPKDRDLIVQWSVDFIDFFNIFPITVDSATRMVNSARAMEAYTLDLLAARRRHPRDDFLGTLSSYVGTPDGPTNEEIVGNSMLLLLAGHVAVRNLIGNVVYLLATWPQERARLDADPNLLNSAIEETLRFEPPITLIPRIAREPVEVGNETIPAGAVVQLSIAAANRDPAHFPDPDRFDIARNPKRILSFGHGPHGCAGVHLARLQTQIAVGALLARFPRFKLDEEQPITWYRTAANRGPINLPIVA; from the coding sequence ATGGCAAAGGGCTTCTTTGGCGAACCGTTCTTCATGGATGGTGAAGCGGGCCTGCAGAGTCCATTTGGCGACCTCAGACGCTATCAGGCAGAGAAGCCGGTCTATTACCATCCGCCGCTGCAGCAGTGGTTCGTCTTCGCCTATGACGACGTGGCGGCGCTGTTCAGGGATGCTCGCTTGAGCTCCGAACGGATGAAGGGCTTCGTCGACCAAGCGCCTGAGGCGGTGCGGGAGGCGCTTCGGGACATTGCGCCGATGTTCCGGTCCTGGGTGCTGATGAGCGATGAACCCCAGCACATGCGCCTACGGCATCTCATCAATCTCGGTTTCAACGCGTCCGCCATCGAAGCGCTGCGTCCGACGATCGAAAGATCAACGGACGAGCTTCTCGGGGCGATGCGCGGAGGCCGGTCCTTCGACGTTTGCGGCGAGTTCGCGTTCCTGCTTCCGGCTTACGTGCTTTCCGATTTTCTGGGCGTGCCTCCGAAGGACCGGGATCTCATTGTGCAATGGTCGGTCGATTTCATCGACTTCTTCAACATCTTTCCGATCACGGTCGACAGCGCCACCCGGATGGTGAACAGCGCGCGGGCGATGGAGGCGTATACGCTCGATCTGCTGGCCGCGCGGAGGCGCCATCCCCGAGACGACTTTCTCGGCACCCTGAGCAGTTATGTCGGCACGCCGGATGGACCGACCAACGAGGAGATCGTGGGCAATTCGATGCTGCTTCTGCTTGCCGGCCACGTGGCGGTGCGGAATCTCATCGGCAATGTCGTCTATCTCTTGGCTACATGGCCGCAGGAAAGAGCGCGGCTTGACGCCGATCCGAACCTGCTCAACAGCGCAATCGAGGAAACGCTGCGGTTCGAGCCGCCCATCACTTTGATTCCGCGGATCGCGCGGGAGCCGGTCGAGGTTGGAAACGAGACCATTCCCGCAGGCGCCGTCGTGCAGTTGAGCATTGCCGCCGCCAATAGGGACCCGGCGCATTTTCCGGATCCCGACCGGTTCGACATTGCGCGCAACCCCAAACGCATCCTCAGCTTCGGGCATGGGCCCCATGGATGTGCCGGCGTGCATCTCGCCCGCCTGCAAACCCAGATTGCCGTAGGCGCACTGCTGGCCCGCTTTCCCCGCTTCAAGCTGGACGAGGAGCAGCCGATCACCTGGTACCGGACGGCCGCCAATAGGGGACCCATCAATCTCCCGATCGTCGCGTGA
- a CDS encoding alpha/beta fold hydrolase — protein sequence MASAWQLNRRVTVEGVEIAYEVFGEGKPVVLVHGFPGNSYIWRNIVPTLAQTHRVHVYDLPGQGASEQREGMDVSDPMQSRVLRSLLEHWKLERPAGIFHDIGNTYGMSAYYFEGCRFDRMALISAAMMLPCVTAATKHAQKYIEAYRTMPYALYELIATARIRSTTHRPLSEEAFEAYMKPWRGEKGQAMWYNRVAQIADEHIARLEAALGPTDVPVRIIWGTEDTWIPVDQAARLQRYIRNADVHLVEGGGHFLMEDAPEEVTRLLVDFLQR from the coding sequence ATGGCATCCGCTTGGCAACTGAATCGTCGCGTTACGGTCGAGGGGGTCGAGATCGCCTATGAGGTGTTCGGCGAGGGCAAACCCGTCGTTCTGGTCCACGGCTTTCCAGGCAACTCCTATATCTGGCGCAATATCGTGCCAACCCTGGCGCAAACGCATCGGGTCCACGTCTACGATCTGCCCGGCCAAGGCGCGTCGGAGCAGCGCGAGGGGATGGATGTCAGCGATCCCATGCAGAGCAGGGTTCTGCGCAGCCTGCTCGAGCACTGGAAGCTGGAGCGCCCCGCCGGCATCTTTCACGATATCGGCAATACCTATGGTATGTCCGCCTATTACTTCGAGGGTTGCCGCTTCGACAGAATGGCGCTGATCAGCGCGGCAATGATGCTACCCTGCGTGACGGCGGCGACGAAGCATGCGCAGAAATACATCGAAGCCTATCGCACCATGCCCTACGCGCTCTACGAGCTGATCGCGACGGCGCGCATTCGCTCGACCACCCACCGGCCGCTGAGCGAAGAGGCATTCGAAGCCTACATGAAGCCATGGCGAGGCGAGAAGGGGCAGGCCATGTGGTACAACCGCGTGGCTCAGATTGCCGATGAGCACATTGCCAGGCTGGAGGCGGCGCTGGGGCCCACGGACGTCCCCGTCCGCATCATCTGGGGAACTGAGGACACCTGGATTCCGGTGGATCAGGCGGCCCGGCTGCAGCGCTACATCCGGAACGCCGATGTCCACCTCGTTGAAGGCGGCGGCCACTTCCTCATGGAGGATGCACCGGAGGAGGTCACGCGCCTGCTGGTCGACTTCCTTCAGCGATAG
- a CDS encoding CGNR zinc finger domain-containing protein encodes MTETAFNSLEPSGRLCLDFINTVHWREAAQPVERLGCFADLVEWARQMELLSPSAAREALERARTLPDQDRGTLRHAMSFRETLYRIFIATIRGQAPEPADLEVLTRMAGQAAIASVLVPHGSHFVLRRPDADADLDSMLATIAVSAMELLTSPDLRRVRQCADDRGCGLLFFDSSKNQTRRWCSMGICGNRAKRRRNYHRHRR; translated from the coding sequence ATGACAGAGACCGCCTTCAATTCCCTGGAGCCGTCCGGCCGGCTTTGCCTGGACTTCATCAACACGGTGCATTGGCGTGAAGCCGCGCAGCCCGTGGAACGGCTGGGCTGTTTCGCCGATCTGGTTGAATGGGCGCGGCAGATGGAGTTGTTGAGCCCTTCGGCGGCTCGCGAGGCTCTCGAACGCGCCAGGACATTGCCAGATCAGGATCGCGGGACGTTGAGGCACGCGATGAGCTTTCGCGAGACGCTCTATCGCATCTTCATCGCGACAATCCGAGGACAGGCGCCGGAGCCTGCCGATCTCGAGGTCCTGACGCGAATGGCCGGCCAAGCCGCCATCGCCAGTGTGCTTGTCCCGCACGGCAGCCATTTCGTTCTGCGACGGCCTGATGCGGACGCCGATCTCGATTCCATGCTCGCCACGATCGCGGTTTCGGCCATGGAGCTGCTCACCTCGCCGGATCTGCGCCGCGTCCGCCAGTGCGCCGACGATCGGGGCTGCGGCCTGCTGTTCTTCGACTCCAGCAAGAACCAAACGCGGCGCTGGTGCTCCATGGGGATTTGCGGCAACCGTGCGAAGCGTCGCCGCAATTATCACCGGCATCGGCGGTGA
- a CDS encoding NrsF family protein, which produces MDTNELIQTLATNARPRAVSFSATWWGGAAIAAAIAAGVFLATLGPRPDIAIALGTVRFLFKLVVTGTLAATAFAFVRMLSQPGEPWRRVLPYLAAAPALLAGAVMAELIVLPPEAWQAAMIGTNSRVCLVYVPLIGIGPLAVFMFVLRHGAPTRPALAGAAAGLAAGGLAAAFYAAHCPDDSPLFLAAWYTIAIAGLAFLGAAAANRLARW; this is translated from the coding sequence ATGGACACCAACGAGCTCATCCAGACACTCGCGACGAACGCACGGCCCCGTGCGGTTTCGTTTTCGGCCACCTGGTGGGGAGGCGCAGCGATTGCGGCCGCCATCGCAGCCGGTGTGTTCCTTGCAACGCTCGGTCCCCGCCCGGACATCGCCATTGCCCTGGGCACGGTGCGTTTCCTCTTCAAGCTTGTGGTGACCGGCACGCTGGCGGCAACGGCCTTCGCCTTCGTGCGGATGCTTTCGCAACCGGGCGAGCCTTGGCGCCGGGTGCTGCCCTATCTTGCGGCCGCACCCGCCCTTTTGGCAGGGGCTGTGATGGCGGAGCTGATCGTTCTGCCGCCGGAGGCTTGGCAGGCTGCCATGATCGGGACGAACAGCAGGGTGTGCCTTGTCTACGTTCCCCTGATCGGCATCGGGCCGCTCGCCGTCTTCATGTTCGTGCTGCGCCATGGCGCGCCGACGCGACCGGCGCTGGCCGGCGCTGCCGCCGGGCTGGCCGCGGGTGGTCTGGCGGCAGCCTTTTACGCCGCCCATTGTCCCGACGATTCCCCGCTCTTTCTTGCGGCTTGGTACACGATTGCAATCGCCGGCCTCGCTTTCCTCGGAGCTGCCGCCGCGAACCGTCTGGCACGCTGGTGA
- a CDS encoding sigma-70 family RNA polymerase sigma factor — protein sequence MDRRSEDELSRLLRAAIAGDERAYEDFLRHAARLARGLARRKVGRGQIDPEDIVQETLLAIHLKRHTWREDAPVTPWLFAIVRYKIVDALRRRGRHVEIGIDEIAESVAEPVAEAARPWEIDRALDHLAPGQRSVVAAVSVDGHSIGETARRFGMSEAAVRVALHRGLAAIARRFGRS from the coding sequence ATGGACCGCAGGAGCGAAGACGAGCTTTCCCGGCTCCTGCGTGCAGCGATCGCTGGCGACGAAAGGGCATACGAGGATTTTCTTCGCCACGCCGCCCGGTTGGCACGCGGCCTCGCGAGGCGAAAAGTCGGGCGAGGGCAGATCGATCCGGAGGATATCGTGCAGGAAACCCTTCTGGCGATCCACCTGAAGCGGCATACCTGGCGCGAGGACGCGCCCGTGACCCCGTGGCTCTTTGCGATCGTGCGCTACAAGATCGTTGATGCCCTTCGCCGCCGCGGGCGTCACGTGGAGATCGGCATCGACGAGATCGCCGAAAGCGTGGCAGAACCCGTCGCGGAAGCTGCCCGACCGTGGGAAATCGACCGCGCACTCGACCATCTGGCGCCGGGCCAGCGCTCGGTCGTGGCGGCAGTTTCCGTGGATGGCCACTCGATCGGCGAGACCGCTCGACGTTTCGGCATGAGTGAGGCGGCAGTAAGGGTTGCGCTGCATCGCGGCCTGGCTGCAATCGCCAGGCGTTTCGGACGGAGCTGA
- a CDS encoding BufA1 family periplasmic bufferin-type metallophore — MAMRSTVSSAALAGAVAMALTSLAAAAPLSEAQVKAAMDAGKEKCYGVALKGQNDCAAGPGTTCQGTSTVDYQGNAWKFVDGGTCATMQLPGGRTGSLEPLDRDRPM, encoded by the coding sequence ATGGCTATGAGATCGACCGTCAGCTCGGCCGCACTGGCCGGCGCCGTCGCGATGGCGCTGACGTCCCTGGCTGCGGCCGCGCCGCTCAGCGAGGCGCAAGTGAAGGCGGCCATGGATGCCGGCAAAGAGAAATGCTACGGCGTCGCGCTCAAGGGCCAGAACGACTGCGCCGCGGGGCCCGGCACGACCTGCCAAGGCACCTCCACCGTCGATTATCAGGGCAATGCCTGGAAATTCGTGGATGGCGGCACCTGCGCCACGATGCAGCTGCCCGGCGGCCGCACCGGCTCTCTCGAGCCTTTGGACCGCGATCGTCCGATGTGA
- a CDS encoding MNIO family bufferin maturase, whose protein sequence is MSELACPDPGATAVTRFPGYSAAGLAGTSFKPEHLPAILAEGRQRGFFEVHAENYMGAGGPPHAALARIRRDHPVSLHGVCMSLGGPQPLDKAHLSRFKALIERYEPALVSEHLAWSTHSSTYFNDLLPLPYTEATLARVAEHIEEMQEAIGRAILLENPSTYVLFRESTMGETEFIRRLVRRTGCGLLLDVNNVFVSATNHGYSALAYLADFPLEHVGEIHLAGHAQQEDDEGDLLLIDSHDGPVADAVWKLFEIVIGRCGPIPTLIEWDSAVPDWAVLKAEAAAAQAILDRHAARNTSEAAHAAA, encoded by the coding sequence ATGAGCGAATTGGCATGTCCGGACCCCGGCGCAACCGCGGTGACCCGCTTTCCGGGCTATTCGGCCGCCGGGCTGGCCGGCACCAGCTTCAAGCCCGAGCATTTGCCGGCCATTCTGGCCGAAGGCAGGCAGCGCGGTTTCTTTGAAGTTCATGCAGAAAACTATATGGGCGCCGGCGGGCCGCCACATGCGGCGCTCGCCCGCATCCGGCGCGACCATCCGGTATCGCTGCACGGGGTGTGCATGTCGCTGGGCGGCCCGCAGCCGCTCGACAAGGCGCACCTTTCCCGGTTCAAGGCGCTGATCGAGCGCTATGAGCCGGCACTGGTGTCCGAGCACCTCGCCTGGTCGACCCATTCAAGCACCTATTTCAACGATCTGCTGCCTCTTCCCTACACCGAGGCGACGCTGGCCCGGGTCGCCGAGCATATCGAGGAGATGCAGGAGGCGATCGGCCGCGCAATTCTGCTGGAGAACCCCTCGACCTACGTTCTCTTCCGGGAATCGACGATGGGAGAGACGGAGTTCATCCGCCGGCTGGTGCGGCGCACAGGCTGTGGGCTTCTGCTGGACGTCAACAACGTCTTCGTCTCGGCCACCAATCACGGCTATTCGGCTCTTGCCTACCTCGCCGACTTTCCGCTGGAGCATGTGGGCGAAATCCACCTCGCCGGCCATGCCCAGCAGGAAGATGACGAGGGCGATCTGCTGCTCATCGACAGCCATGACGGACCGGTGGCCGATGCCGTGTGGAAGCTGTTCGAGATCGTCATCGGCAGATGCGGGCCGATCCCGACATTGATCGAATGGGACAGCGCCGTTCCAGACTGGGCCGTGCTCAAGGCCGAAGCCGCTGCCGCACAAGCCATTCTCGATCGCCACGCGGCGCGCAACACCTCGGAGGCAGCCCATGCCGCCGCGTGA
- a CDS encoding DNA-binding domain-containing protein, whose protein sequence is MPPREIDFGETGDAPGYAEAFAGGLLDPMRPPPDRICGPHGKAVAKRYAVYRNNVTVSLIEALAAVFPATRRITGADFFRAMARAHVRETPPSSPLLWEYGHAFPDFIARYEHARPMRWLADVARLERAWLDAYHAADAAPLTAQSLAAIPPEQLAGTRFTPHPATRVVRSSFPAVSIFAANRSDGPVGRIEAAEPEDGLVTRLGLEVAVRQLPPGGASFLCRLMAGHPLGDAAAQAFAESVQFDLAANIAGVLEAGAFTAAHWGAE, encoded by the coding sequence ATGCCGCCGCGTGAGATCGATTTTGGCGAGACTGGCGATGCACCGGGCTACGCAGAGGCGTTCGCCGGTGGATTGCTCGATCCGATGCGCCCTCCGCCGGACAGGATTTGCGGGCCGCACGGCAAGGCGGTGGCGAAGCGGTATGCGGTCTATCGAAACAACGTCACGGTCAGCCTGATCGAGGCGCTGGCGGCTGTTTTTCCGGCGACACGGCGGATTACCGGCGCCGACTTCTTTCGCGCCATGGCGCGCGCCCATGTGCGGGAAACGCCGCCGAGCTCACCGCTTCTCTGGGAATATGGCCACGCTTTTCCGGATTTCATTGCCCGCTACGAGCATGCACGCCCGATGCGATGGCTGGCGGATGTGGCGCGGCTCGAGCGGGCGTGGCTCGACGCCTATCACGCCGCCGATGCGGCGCCGCTCACAGCGCAGTCGCTGGCCGCAATCCCGCCAGAACAGCTCGCCGGGACGCGCTTCACCCCGCATCCGGCGACCCGTGTGGTGCGCTCTTCCTTTCCCGCTGTCAGCATCTTCGCGGCGAACCGAAGCGACGGCCCCGTGGGTCGGATCGAAGCTGCGGAGCCCGAGGACGGGCTCGTCACGCGGCTTGGCCTGGAGGTGGCCGTGCGGCAGCTGCCACCCGGTGGGGCCTCCTTTCTCTGCCGCCTCATGGCCGGTCATCCACTCGGTGATGCGGCAGCGCAAGCTTTCGCCGAAAGCGTCCAATTCGATCTTGCCGCAAATATCGCTGGGGTGCTGGAGGCGGGGGCCTTCACGGCGGCGCACTGGGGGGCCGAATAA
- a CDS encoding DoxX family protein: MEPKLAAESTGQRGIAALAERATGALRTIAPPWLTQFVLRCALAVPFWRSGVNKWDGFLQLNDVAVLLFTSELKLHLPGGPYAFPAPGVMAFAAGSAEIVLPILLLLGLATRAAAFGLLLMTLIIQLTVPDGWPLHLTWAAMALAVMAWGPGWLSVDQWLRGRLA, from the coding sequence ATGGAACCCAAACTGGCCGCGGAAAGCACCGGACAGCGCGGCATCGCCGCACTTGCCGAGCGGGCGACCGGCGCTCTTCGCACCATCGCCCCGCCTTGGCTCACGCAGTTCGTGCTCAGATGCGCGCTTGCCGTTCCCTTCTGGCGGTCCGGCGTCAACAAATGGGACGGCTTCCTGCAGCTGAACGACGTTGCCGTGCTGCTTTTCACTTCGGAGCTCAAGCTGCATCTGCCAGGCGGTCCCTATGCCTTTCCCGCACCGGGCGTGATGGCGTTCGCCGCCGGTTCCGCCGAGATTGTCTTGCCCATTCTGCTTCTATTGGGCCTGGCGACGCGTGCCGCGGCCTTCGGCCTCCTTCTGATGACGCTGATCATCCAACTCACGGTTCCCGATGGATGGCCGCTGCATCTCACCTGGGCGGCAATGGCGCTCGCCGTGATGGCATGGGGGCCGGGCTGGCTTTCGGTCGACCAATGGCTTCGCGGCCGTTTGGCCTGA
- a CDS encoding YsnF/AvaK domain-containing protein: protein MTSETYAAITKPDADDADEASDRDEMRRPDTIRETLIPLHAEELSVSKEKVETGRVHVGTVTRTHEALVDEELASDHVQIERVAVNEPVDAVPPVRQEGNVTIVPVLEEVLVLERRLMLKEEIHIRRVHTTERHRESVTLRRQEAVISRSPAEPPPE from the coding sequence ATGACATCCGAGACCTATGCGGCCATAACCAAACCCGACGCAGATGATGCAGACGAAGCCTCAGATCGGGACGAGATGCGCAGGCCCGACACTATCCGCGAAACCTTGATCCCGCTTCATGCGGAAGAGCTCTCGGTCTCGAAGGAGAAGGTCGAAACCGGCCGGGTGCATGTCGGCACGGTAACGCGCACCCACGAGGCGCTCGTCGACGAGGAGCTTGCGAGCGATCACGTCCAGATCGAGAGGGTCGCGGTCAACGAGCCCGTGGACGCCGTTCCGCCGGTCCGGCAGGAGGGCAACGTCACCATCGTGCCGGTGCTCGAAGAAGTCTTGGTCCTCGAGCGCCGCCTCATGCTGAAGGAGGAAATCCACATCCGCCGCGTTCACACGACGGAAAGGCATCGGGAGAGCGTGACGCTGCGCCGCCAGGAGGCGGTGATCTCGCGCAGCCCTGCAGAGCCCCCGCCGGAGTGA
- a CDS encoding DUF2382 domain-containing protein, which yields MAYQTIVAVFDTADQADAAVKALKAAGFADADISVFDKTRLTNNGKGSLSEPGLWNRIFGDDIFEHEATVYKQAIDRGGAVVSLRTVDNEVAHATGILDLHRPIDVHDRAITSGIAPAAFVETAAKTAAAAPLPSDQKVAVTPKLADAHNDVLRLAEEQLNVGKQMVETGRTRVRRFVTERPVSADVTLHEEHADVIRKAVTDPTYVGDIDWADNTIEVVETAEHALVNKTARIVEEVSLKLTGSDHVETVHDKVRRQQVEVERVPAGAMSPAGTQTSPMAAKPM from the coding sequence ATGGCTTACCAAACTATCGTCGCTGTGTTCGACACGGCCGATCAAGCCGATGCCGCGGTGAAGGCGCTGAAAGCAGCCGGCTTCGCCGATGCTGACATCAGCGTGTTCGATAAGACCAGGCTGACCAATAACGGCAAGGGCAGTCTGTCTGAGCCAGGCTTGTGGAACCGCATTTTCGGCGACGACATCTTCGAGCATGAGGCGACGGTCTACAAGCAAGCGATCGATCGCGGCGGCGCTGTTGTCTCGTTGCGGACGGTGGACAACGAAGTCGCCCACGCAACGGGCATTCTCGACCTGCACCGCCCGATCGACGTTCATGATCGCGCAATCACCAGCGGCATCGCGCCGGCTGCCTTCGTGGAGACCGCCGCCAAGACCGCTGCCGCGGCCCCCCTGCCAAGCGACCAGAAAGTTGCGGTGACGCCCAAGCTCGCCGACGCGCATAACGATGTGCTGCGGCTGGCGGAGGAGCAGCTTAATGTCGGCAAGCAGATGGTCGAGACCGGGCGGACACGGGTTCGCCGCTTCGTCACTGAACGTCCGGTCTCGGCGGATGTCACTCTGCACGAGGAGCACGCAGATGTCATCCGCAAGGCCGTTACCGACCCGACCTATGTCGGGGACATCGATTGGGCCGACAACACCATCGAGGTCGTCGAGACGGCCGAGCATGCTCTGGTGAACAAGACAGCGCGGATCGTCGAGGAGGTCTCGCTGAAGCTCACCGGCAGCGACCACGTGGAGACCGTTCACGACAAGGTTCGCCGCCAGCAGGTCGAGGTCGAACGGGTACCGGCGGGTGCGATGTCGCCTGCGGGAACGCAGACTTCGCCCATGGCCGCCAAGCCAATGTGA